The following proteins come from a genomic window of Trifolium pratense cultivar HEN17-A07 linkage group LG4, ARS_RC_1.1, whole genome shotgun sequence:
- the LOC123921219 gene encoding putative disease resistance protein RGA1, with protein sequence MAEALLEVAIENLMSLLQNEFSTISGINSKAQKLSTNLDLIRAVLEDAEKKQVTDRSIKVWLQQLKDAVYVLDDILDECSIQSNRLKGLSSFKPKNIMFRRDIGKRLNDITRRFDDIAESKNKFLLREGVTITKSSNEVAEWRQTSSFIAEPKVYGRDDDKENIVQFLLTQARDCEFLSVHPIVGLGGVGKTTLAQLVYNDHRLKSNIFHTKIWVCVSEDFSVKRILCSIIESITNEKCDALDLDVIQRKGRELLQDKRYLLVLDDVWNTNQELEFGLNQEKWNKLKSVLSCGSKGSCCLVSTRDEVVASIMGTCHTHHLSGLSENECWLLFKQYAFGHDREEQVELVEIGKEIAKKCGGLPLAAQALGGLMRSRSGEKEWLEIKESRLWDSLNDNYILPALRLSYFYLTPILKQCFAFCAMFPKDTKMSKEELIFLWMANGFISSRENLEVEDVGNMIWNELCQKSFFQDIDMDGDYGDISFKMHDLVHDLAQSIMGQECLSLENGNITSLSKSTHHISFQSWNLFSIDEGAFKKVESLRTLFQLKRYSGNKYHYFPTNRFLRVLSTSFINVVPSLGSLIHLRYLELSHLDIESLPDSIYNLQKLEILKIKFCDKLSCLPKRLACLQNLRHLVIKSCLSLSRLFPNIGKISCLRTLNFYIVSLEKGNSLAELRDLNLGGELGIIGLNNVGSLSEAQEANLMYKKDLQKLLLSWYRRRDEYTEPPPTINAEQVLEGLQPHSNLKSLGIGDYEGLLLPSWISILSNLVSLKLFDCKKCVRLPSFGRLQSLKRLVLSNMVNLKYLDDECQDGMEVGIFPSLEELYLWDLPNIEGLLKVERGEMFPCLSELRIEHCPKLSALPCLPSVKELSVWGCNNEELLRSISNFCGLIFLHLDGCIEDGEGITSFPEGMFTNLTFLQKLQILRFPKLKELPNEHFNLALEHLSISNCDELESLPELIWESLQSLRSLKIKNCKGLRCLPDGIRNLTSLESLDIQECPTLKERCKEGTGEDWDKIAHIPNRIF encoded by the coding sequence atGGCAGAGGCTTTACTTGAAGTTGCGATTGAGAATTTGATGTCTCTGCTACAAAATGAATTTTCAACCATTTCAGGAATCAATTCAAAGGCTCAAAAGCTATCAACCAACTTAGATCTGATCAGGGCTGTTCTTGAAGATGCTGAGAAGAAACAAGTGACTGACCGCTCTATTAAGGTATGGCTACAACAACTCAAAGATGCTGTATATGTGCTTGATGATATCCTTGATGAGTGTTCCATTCAATCCAATCGACTTAAGGGCTTATCCTCGTTCAAACCTAAGAACATCATGTTTCGCCGTGACATTGGTAAAAGGTTGAATGATATTACAAGGAGATTTGATGATATTGCAGAGAGTAAGAATAAGTTTCTTTTACGAGAAGGTGTCACTATTACAAAAAGCTCAAATGAAGTGGCTGAGTGGCGCCAAACCAGCTCCTTTATTGCTGAACCAAAAGTGTATGGACGAGACGATGACAAAGAGAATATTGTCCAGTTTCTTCTCACCCAAGCAAGGGATTGTGAATTCCTTTCCGTCCATCCCATAGTTGGGTTGGGCGGTGTTGGTAAAACAACTCTTGCTCAATTAGTCTACAATGATCACAGGCTGAAAAGCAATAtttttcatacaaaaatttGGGTTTGTGTTTCTGAAGATTTCTCGGTCAAGAGGATTCTATGTTCCATTATAGAATCTATCACAAATGAGAAGTGTGATGCCTTGGATTTAGATGTAATACAAAGAAAGGGGCGAGAACTATTGCAAGACAAAAGATATTTGCTAGTTTTAGATGACGTGTGGAACACAAATCAAGAACTAGAATTTGGATTAAACCAAGAGAAATGGAACAAGTTGAAATCAGTATTGTCCTGTGGATCCAAAGGAAGTTGTTGTTTAGTTTCCACTCGTGATGAGGTTGTTGCATCAATTATGGGAACATGTCACACTCATCATTTGTCTGGTCTCTCTGAAAATGAATGTTGGTTGTTATTCAAACAATATGCATTTGGACATGATAGAGAAGAACAAGTAGAGCTTGTGGAAATAGGCAAGGAGATAGCAAAAAAGTGTGGGGGATTGCCTCTTGCTGCACAAGCATTGGGAGGCCTAATGCGCTCAAGGAGTGGAGAAAAGGAATGGCTTGAAATTAAAGAGAGCAGACTTTGGGATTCACTTAACGACAACTATATTTTGCCGGCGTTGAGGTTGAGCTACTTTTATTTAACGCCGATCTTAAAGCAATGTTTCGCTTTTTGTGCTATGTTTCCCAAAGATACAAAAATGTCAAAGGAAGAACTGATTTTTCTTTGGATGGCTAATGGATTTATTTCATCTAGAGAAAATTTGGAGGTTGAAGATGTTGGCAACATGATTTGGAATGAACTGTGCCAAAAATCGTTCTTTCAAGACATTGACATGGATGGAGATTATGGAGACATTTCTTTCAAGATGCATGATCTTGTCCATGATCTTGCTCAATCAATAATGGGGCAAGAATGTTTGTCTTTGGAAAATGGTAACATCACTAGTTTGTCAAAAAGTACACACCACATAAGTTTTCAATCCTGGAACTTGTTTTCAATTGATGAGGGTGCCTTCAAAAAAGTTGAATCTTTGCGAACTTTGTTTCAGTTGAAGCGATATAGTGGAAACAAATATCATTACTTCCCAACAAATCGTTTTCTTCGAGTTTTAAGCACATCCTTTATCAATGTTGTGCCATCACTAGGGAGTTTAATTCATTTAAGGTATTTGGAACTTAGTCACCTTGACATAGAATCGTTACCTGACTCTATTTACAACTTACAAAAATTGGAAatcttgaaaataaaattttgtgataAACTGAGTTGTCTTCCAAAACGCTTGGCTTGCTTACAAAATCTTAGACATCTAGTTATTAAAAGTTGTTTGTCTCTGTCTCGCTTGTTTCCAAACATTGGAAAAATATCTTGCCTAAGAACATTAAATTTCTACATTGTTAGTTTAGAGAAAGGTAATAGCTTGGCAGAGTTACGTGATCTAAACCTAGGTGGAGAACTGggtatcataggcttaaataaTGTTGGCAGTTTATCTGAAGCTCAAGAAGCCAATTTGATGTATAAAAAAGACCTCCAAAAATTATTGTTGTCATGGTACAGAAGAAGAGATGAATATACAGAGCCCCCCCCTACTATTAATGCTGAGCAAGTACTTGAAGGGCTTCAACCTCACTCAAATCTCAAGAGTTTGGGAATAGGTGACTATGAAGGATTATTGTTACCAAGTTGGATAAGTATTCTTAGTAATTTAGTTTCTCTTAAACTTTTTGATTGCAAGAAATGTGTGCGGCTTCCATCATTTGGTAGACTACAATCTCTAAAAAGATTGGTATTAAGCAATATGGTTAATCTAAAATACTTGGATGATGAATGTCAAGATGGTATGGAGGTGGGGATTTTTCCATCTCTGGAGGAACTCTATTTATGGGACTTACCAAACATAGAGGGGTTATTGAAAGTGGAAAGAGGGGAGATGTTTCCTTGTCTTTCTGAATTGAGAATCGAACATTGCCCTAAACTTTCTGCACTGCCGTGTCTTCCATCTGTTAAAGAACTCTCTGTATGGGGATGTAATAATGAGGAGTTACTGAGGTCAATCTCTAACTTCTGTGGTCTTATCTTCCTTCATCTCGATGGCTGCATTGAAGACGGTGAAGGAATAACATCCTTCCCAGAGGGGATGTTCACAAACCTTACTTTTCTTCAGAAACTGCAAATATTACGTTTCCCAAAATTGAAGGAGTTACCAAATGAACACTTTAACCTAGCTTTAGAGCATCTCTCTATCTCTAACTGTGATGAGCTTGAGTCTTTACCAGAGCTAATTTGGGAAAGTCTACAATCCCTTCGATCTCTAAAGATTAAGAATTGTAAAGGATTGCGATGCTTGCCGGACGGTATTCGAAACCTCACTTCTCTTGAGAGTTTGGATATTCAAGAATGCCCAACATTAAAGGAACGATGCAAGGAGGGAACAGGGGAGGACTGGGACAAGATAGCACACATTCCGAATCGAATTTTTTAA